A window from Plasmodium relictum strain SGS1 genome assembly, chromosome: 7 encodes these proteins:
- the RhopH2 gene encoding high molecular weight rhoptry protein 2, putative → MKTSPIILLLIFSSFQSNLYESAPSGSDENELENKENAKLCINILEYIHISEKLSRYSEESFKKKCSDVIKNIKKNIPHNINEQNEFILSLIHTRSLHASEAEEDEYALTNIISKLENNKNLKYINKKARNIIRYNKFILEISDTKDVEEFLVLRSEKDEYMWKPKENIVKNIKESFKYHSYYFQINENEINLKSEVSHINFIEIYKENICLHNIHLCQKFYQQVEIYLKMKAIFLNIMSHIGKKCKLISKEDILKVLSMKKKKEDVIQILDEPILEGDLYVIENIILNKKEENLLELHKLDNKKNKKIIYAHKAAKIINIKKELNNKEKYEELMNSVKTYLLSITSIDKDISAFVEELDNDDIEKFLTDLNFFIYYGFLFINEDKSWITEEDVIPTFVNLYRANNIVFLYILKTAYEENKNSEHLAYNFYNLNKFPYVESRSLINNFKIKNEYTNLKELDKKKVTQHFTKNLTEFLKQFKVSPSDSTKIQFFFKMAFKDCNINQNYSKDSMDLWLNLLYTYDKFGWFYVHPNDVIESIKKEHFVRHILSYRNFNLKNGHLLMYLDTQVSKLVDLIHLALKMDKSLYSLDFSLDNNFFKYGNDFHILKTNILKTKFSYDYADSIANNYFFFDEKKNDVFNTMYNNKYYKNIPNIYSLAYQLFNELAININVITNTPLKRRLKDKSSYAYFTILNIIGKNHDIYSKSYRYVFASYILALVFFIESHIDISRYKPKDLFFLKQSYPLIEQKYADAFLVVKKRCSLLYNFINIKNNSDSSELSHLEEVMKILSLVIIVLWGKESKKSLYYDKNVSLYKKLMISCIFNGGKSIQEKLVEDITNSCDISFYGLTPKILVEIIEINLSINKWNPVTIEKLAYSFVLNCKLQINIYDSMNMENISLKNFSKLAVAPELLKTYHCFKLGRQAAKLLESIILKKKFVRFRVNDAIDVYDFFYIKKVVSKNVAAEFKEFLRDKAKYEKKQTEIIMQSSPLTEEQTKNLIDNYSCYWFSNFENFRTLWMHVSSKLGTGTYIKNFFSEIWANIHYIFKKKKQVKDVEYFPVKISELNLLDFYSPLVISEIYCQEQMQIFFFNLKDNKEENRSEIPDKIKTAYFQCKYNYYKENHSDFIHRIQPNHFMNKKVYVIKQPYYLIHNIDNVYETKLIRLFLTEKTLDYLLMDDINIPECFGRCTTKHFNRVILEDQNPKERDVIIKNALVPEHNLHNKRKKMIIYVNESYVHNLNTDYLTKERIRKIDIENNSVKVCMGKSTYFLNSFLNKSHFNLSHKPVYDFPPNHNFLIFLKKNEHLINKNPNHECFINYDLSINNLDVEDPYHEISEDLIKNLYILKNK, encoded by the exons ATGAAAACTTCTCCtataattttattgttaattttttcttctttccAAAGTAATTTATATGAATCGGCTCCCTCGGGATCagatgaaaatgaattagaaaataaagaaaatgcaAAATTATGCATAAATATACTTGAGTATATACATATTAGTGAAAAATTATCAAGATATAGTGAAGAAtcattcaaaaaaaaatgctctgatgttataaaaaatatcaaaaaaaatattcctcataatataaatgaacaGAATGAATTTATCTTAAGTTTAATACACACGAGATCTCTTCATGCAAGTGAAGCTGAAGAGGATGAATATGCCTTAACAAACATTATAAGTAAactagaaaataataaaaacttaaaatatataaataaaaaagctaGGAATATTAtaagatataataaatttatattagaaATATCTGATACAAAAGATGTAGAAGAATTTCTAGTACTAAGGAGTGAAAAAGATGAATATATGTGGAAGccaaaagaaaatatagtaaaaaaCATAAAGGAATCCTTTAAGTATCACTCctattattttcaaataaatgaaaatgaaataaatttaaaaagtgaAGTTTCACATATAAATTTcattgaaatatataaagaaaatatttgcTTACACAATATTCATCTGTGtcaaaaattttatcaacaagttgaaatatatttgaaaatgaaagcaatttttttaaatataatgtCTCATATaggaaaaaaatgtaaactAATTTCTAAAgaagatatattaaaagttttaagtatgaagaaaaaaaaggaagatGTTATTCAAATATTAGATGAACCTATATTAGAAGGTGATCTATATgttattgaaaatataatattaaataagaaagaagaaaatttattagaattacataaattagataataagaagaataaaaagataatttatgCACACAAAGCAGCAAAAAttattaacataaaaaaagaattgaataataaagaaaagtaTGAAGAATTAATGAACTCAGTAAAAACATATTTACTTTCAATTACAAGTATTGATAAAGATATTTCAGCTTTTGTTGAAGAATTAGATAATGATGATATAGAAAAAT ttttaacggatttgaatttttttatatattatggatttttatttattaatgaaGACAAATCCTGGATAACAGAGGAAGATGTCATACCTACTTTCGTAAATCTATATAGGGCAAATaatatagtttttttatatatactaaaaacagcatatgaagaaaataaaaattctgaGCATTTagcatataatttttataatttgaaCAAATTTCCTTATGTGGAAAGTAGatctttaataaataattttaaaataaaaaatgaatatacaaacttaaaagaattagacaaaaaaaaagtaactcaacattttacaaaaaatttgACAGAATTCCTTAAACAATTTAAAGTTTCACCATCTGATAGTACAAAAATTCagttcttttttaaaatggcATTTAAAGATTGCAATATAAATCaaa attattCTAAAGATTCAATGGATTTATGGCTTAATCTCCTTTACACATACGATAAATTTGGAT gGTTTTATGTTCATCCTAATGATGTAATTGAAAGTATCAAAAAAGAACATTTCGTTAGACATATTTTAAGtta CAGAAATTTTAACCTAAAGAATGGACACTTATTAATGTATTTGGATACACAAGTATCCAAGTTAGTTGATTTGATACATTTAGCTTTAAAAATGGATAAATCGTTATATTCGTTAGATTTTTCTttagataataattttttcaaatatggAAAtgattttcatatattaaaaacaaatattttaaaaactaAATTTAGCTATGATTATGCTGACTCGATTGctaataattatttcttttttgatGAGAAAAAAAACGACGTTTTTAATACGATGTATAATAATAAGTATTATAAGAATATTCCGAATATATATAGTCTTGCATATcaattatttaatgaattggctattaatattaatgttATTACAAATACACCTTTAAAAAGAAGATTAAAAGATAAATCAAGTTATGCTTATTTcactattttaaatataataggGAAAAATCATGATATTTATTCTAAAAGTTATCGTTATGTATTTGCTTCTTATATTTTAGCTTTAG tcTTCTTTATTGAATCACATATAGATATATCTAGATACAAGCCTAAggatcttttttttttaaaacaatcTTATCCTTTAATTGAACAGAAATATGCTGATGCTTTTTTAGTAGTGAAAAAAAGATgttcattattatataattttattaatatcaaaAATAATTCAGATTCATCTGAATTAAGTCATTTAGAAGAagttatgaaaattttaagtttAGTAATAATTGTATTATGGGGTAAAGAAAGTAAGAAATCTCTTTATTATGACAAGAATGTtagtttatataaaaaattaatgattagttgtatttttaatggag GAAAATCAATTCAGGAAAAATTAGTTGAAGATATTACAAACTCATGCGATATTTCTTTTTACGGTTTAACACCAAAAATTTTAGTAGAAATAATTGAAATAAATCTAAGTATTAATAAATGGAATCCTGTAACTATAGAAAAATTAGCGTATTCATTTGTTTTAAATTGCAAACttcaaattaatatatatgattctATGAATAtggaaaatatttcattaaaaaatttttctaaaCTAGCGGTTGCACCAGAACTTTTAAAAACATATCATTGTTTTAAATTGGGAAGACAAGCTGCTAAATTATTAGAATcgattattttaaaaaagaaatttgtTAGATTTAGAGTCAATGATGCTATTGATgtatatgattttttttatataaaaaaagttgtTTCCAAAAATGTTGCTGCTGAATTTAAAGAATTCTTAAGAGATAAAGCAAAATACGAAAAAAAACAAACTGAAATTATTATGCAGAGTAGTCCTCTAACTGAAGAACAAACAAAAAATCTAATTGATAATTATAGTTGTTACTGGTTTagtaattttgaaaattttagaACATTATGGATGCACGTATCaa gTAAATTAGGTACAggaacatatataaaaaattttttctctGAAATATGGGCaaatattcattatatattcaaaaaaaaaaaacaagtaAAAGATGTTGAATATTTCCctg taaaaatatCTGAATTGAACTTACTAGATTTTTATTCTCCATTGGTAATTTCGGAAATATATTGTCAAGAACAAatgcaaatttttttttttaatttaaaagacAACAAAGAAGAAAATCGTAGCGAAATTCCTGATAAGATAAAAACTGCTTACTTTCaatgtaaatataattattataaagaaaatcaCAGTGATTTTATTCATAGAATACAACCAAATcattttatgaataaaaaagtttatgTAATAAAACAGCcgtattatttaattcacaATATTGATAATGTATATGAGACAAAACTTATACGATTATTCTTAACTGAAAAAACACTTGATTATTTGCTAATGGATGATATCAACATACCTGAATGCTTTGGGCGTTGTACTACAAAACATTTTAATAGGGTTATCCTTGAAGATCAAAATCCCAAGGAAAGAGatgttataattaaaaatgcaTTAGTACCAGAGCACAATTtacataataaaagaaaaaaaatgattatatatgtaaatgaATCTTACgttcataatttaaatacaGATTATTTAACTAAAGAAAGGATACGTAAAATTGATATTGAAAACAATAGTGTTAAAGTTTGTATGGGAAAAAGTacgtattttttaaattcttttctTAACAAATcacattttaatttatctcaTAAACCAGTTTATGATTTTCCACCTAATCATAACTTTcttatatttcttaaaaaaaacgaacatttaataaataaaaacccTAATCATGAATGCTTTATAAATTATGATTTATCAATTAACAATTTag atgTGGAGGATCCATATCATGAGATAAGTGAAgacttaataaaaaatttgtatatcttaaaaaataaatag